In Sorghum bicolor cultivar BTx623 chromosome 10, Sorghum_bicolor_NCBIv3, whole genome shotgun sequence, one genomic interval encodes:
- the LOC110430747 gene encoding uncharacterized protein LOC110430747, giving the protein MAAPAAELLASHGCRLRRQRCPPQSDGSYQWRSGLTRIHVGPIGGASHPAPTAPLGGGVAMRCSGSAMAAYACAIEQGRGDHPHPAAGSQKIRKIQRPPRFLLLADHDH; this is encoded by the exons ATGGCGGCCCCGGCGGCGGAGCTGCTCGCGTCGCACGGATGTCGGCTCCGGCGGCAACGCTGCCCGCCCCAATCAGATGGCAGTTACCAATGGCGGAGCGGCTTAACTCGCATCCATGTCGGCCCCATCGGAGGCGCGTCTCACCCCGCCCCAACGGCGCCCCTCGGCGGCGGCGTAGCAATGCGGTGTTCAGGTAGCGCCATGGCTGCCTACGCTTGTGCGATCGAGCAGGGCCGAGGCGACCATCCCCATCCAGCCGCCGGCAGCCAAAAGATTCGCAAG ATTCAGCGTCCTCCTCGATTTCTTCTGCTAGCTGATCACGATCACTGA
- the LOC8061538 gene encoding SUPPRESSOR OF GAMMA RESPONSE 1, translating to MTGTTWIIDSQRFATKIKNASGSSDPSKQKWISNPSKECPKCSHVIDNSDVVHHWPGLPKGVKFDPSDQELIWHLLAKHGKSDIKPHPFIDEFIPTVEEDEGICYTHPQKLPGVKQNGSVSHFFHRTFKAYNTGTRKRRKINTVDADVRWHKTGKTKPVLLDGKQLGSKKIMVLYMSPAKGGKAEKTNWVMHQYHLGIGEDERDGEYVVSKLFFQQQFKPGDKNAQELTTSDDLESIAAEADLTDFTTLPADKHVGTIQVVHNSEHNLNQVTTSDDLESMAAEADLPDFTTLPADKHVGTIQEVQNPEHNLYQVNRNCEINIEETVVLPPSEKTEDGDNPQSQDPKLWEGDSQFELLDSQQLAEGLALCDEFLLSQSQTSCGGGDEPRVTKPCLAAYAHLSTEDFKKDLEECQRLEPTDNTNLELDSTNEFRLSQIEFSQDSFTTWAVGKMTDD from the exons ATGACAGG GACAACTTGGATAATTGACAGCCAAAGATTTGCCACCAAAATAAAAAATGCTTCTGGGTCTTCAGATCCCAGTAAACAGAAATGGATCAGCAACCCAAGTAAAGAGTGCCCAAAGTGCAGCCATGTCATTGATAACAGTGAT GTTGTTCACCATTGGCCTGGTTTGCCTAAAGGTGTAAAATTTGATCCGTCTGACCAGGAATTAATCTGGCACTTACTGGCAAAACATGGAAAATCTGATATAAAACCTCATCCGTTCATTGATGAATTTATTCCAACGGTTGAGGAAGATGAAGGCATCTGCTACACTCATCCGCAGAAACTGCCAG GTGTCAAGCAAAATGGAAGTGTATCACATTTCTTCCACAGAACATTTAAGGCCTACAACACTGGGACTAGGAAGCGTCGAAAGATAAACACTGTTGATGCTGATGTCCGTTGGCACAAGACAGGCAAGACAAAGCCAGTATTACTTGATGGAAAACAGCTTGGCAGTAAGAAAATAATGGTGCTTTATATGAGCCCGGCAAAGGGTGGGAAGGCTGAGAAGACTAATTGGGTGATGCACCAGTACCACCTAGGCATTGGAGAGGATGAGAGAGATGGTGAATATGTCGTCTCTAAATTATTTTTTCAGCAACAGTTTAAACCTGGGGACAAGAATGCTCAAGAGCTAACCACATCGGATGATCTGGAATCAATAGCTGCTGAAGCAGATCTCACTGATTTTACTACATTGCCCGCTGACAAACATGTTGGTACAATCCAAGTTGTCCATAATTCTGAGCATAATCTTAACCAGGTAACCACATCGGATGATCTGGAATCAATGGCTGCGGAAGCAGATCTCCCTGATTTTACTACATTGCCCGCTGACAAACATGTTGGTACAATCCAAGAAGTCCAGAATCCTGAGCATAATCTTTACCAG GTTAACAGAAACTGTGAAATAAACATTGAAGAGACTGTTGTCCTCCCACCCTCTGAAAAAACAGAGGATGGAGATAATCCCCAATCTCAAGATCCGAAGTTGTGGGAAGGTGATTCCCAGTTTGAACTGCTAGACTCTCAGCAGCTGGCGGAAGGACTCGCTCTCTGTGACGAGTTCCTCCTGAGTCAGTCTCAGACCTCCTGTGGCGGTGGAGATGAACCTAGAGTGACAAAGCCTTGCCTAGCTGCTTATGCCCACCTGTCAACAGAGGACTTCAAGAAGGATTTAGAAGAGTGCCAGCGGTTGGAGCCCACAGATAACACAAACCT